One genomic segment of Thalassospiraceae bacterium LMO-SO8 includes these proteins:
- a CDS encoding 3-deoxy-D-manno-octulosonic acid transferase produces the protein MMLGLYRFLTTLGAPVIQIYLGRRIKAGKEDPHRFNERLGRAALARPDGPLIWLHGASVGEAMSLLTLVARLKNAVPAANILITTGTVTSARMLADRLPKGAVHQYVPVDRMAYVRRFLDHWRPDLTLWAESEFWPNLISETAARGNPLILVNGRISPRSFKGWSRAPKFIAGLLGGFALCLGQTEGDAERLRALGAAGARSVGNLKFAADPLPVDAARLADLRAATAGRPLWLAASTWAGEEDIAWGVHQNLMAAHPGLLTVIVPRHPNRGAEIAARLADQGARVKRRAAGGMPDAGTDVYVADTMGELGLFFTLAPVVFMGKSLSAEGGQNLLEPARLGCAVLYGPRMTNFADMGARMAAAGASLPVADGAALSRAVGRLLDDKGEAEAIAARARTFAQAEAGVIDRLMTELTPYLQRLDGAKGAA, from the coding sequence ATGATGCTCGGTCTTTATCGTTTCCTGACGACCCTGGGCGCACCCGTGATCCAGATCTACCTGGGGCGGCGGATCAAGGCCGGGAAGGAAGATCCCCATCGCTTCAACGAACGGCTGGGCCGGGCCGCCCTGGCGCGCCCCGACGGACCCTTGATCTGGCTGCACGGGGCCAGTGTCGGCGAGGCGATGTCGCTGCTGACCCTGGTCGCCCGCTTGAAGAACGCGGTGCCCGCCGCCAACATCCTGATCACCACGGGCACGGTGACCTCGGCGCGCATGCTGGCTGACCGCCTGCCCAAGGGGGCGGTTCATCAATACGTGCCGGTCGACCGCATGGCCTACGTGCGCCGCTTCCTCGACCATTGGCGGCCGGACCTGACGCTGTGGGCGGAATCGGAATTCTGGCCCAACCTGATTTCGGAAACGGCGGCGCGGGGCAATCCCCTGATCCTGGTCAACGGACGCATCTCGCCCCGTTCGTTCAAAGGCTGGTCGCGGGCACCCAAATTCATCGCCGGGCTGCTCGGCGGCTTCGCCCTCTGCCTGGGCCAGACCGAGGGCGACGCCGAGCGCCTGCGCGCGCTGGGGGCGGCGGGCGCGCGCAGTGTGGGAAATCTCAAATTCGCGGCCGATCCCCTTCCCGTCGATGCGGCGCGGCTGGCGGACCTGCGCGCCGCCACGGCGGGCCGGCCCCTGTGGCTGGCGGCCAGCACCTGGGCCGGGGAAGAAGATATCGCCTGGGGCGTTCATCAGAACCTGATGGCGGCTCATCCGGGGCTGTTGACCGTCATCGTGCCGCGCCACCCGAACCGGGGGGCGGAGATCGCGGCCCGGCTTGCGGACCAAGGGGCGCGGGTCAAACGGCGCGCGGCGGGGGGCATGCCCGACGCCGGAACGGACGTCTATGTCGCCGATACCATGGGTGAACTCGGCCTGTTCTTCACGCTGGCCCCTGTCGTGTTCATGGGCAAGTCGCTGTCCGCCGAAGGCGGCCAGAACCTGTTGGAGCCGGCGCGCCTCGGCTGCGCCGTGCTGTACGGCCCGCGCATGACCAACTTCGCCGACATGGGGGCCCGCATGGCCGCCGCCGGGGCCTCCCTGCCGGTCGCCGACGGGGCGGCCTTGAGCCGCGCCGTCGGCCGGCTTCTTGACGATAAGGGCGAGGCCGAGGCCATCGCCGCCCGCGCCCGCACCTTCGCCCAGGCGGAAGCCGGGGTCATCGACCGGCTGATGACGGAACTCACGCCCTACCTACAGCGTCTGGACGGCGCAAAGGGGGCCGCATGA
- the xseA gene encoding exodeoxyribonuclease VII large subunit — protein sequence MSDNSSGTAQSQPGETETSHNLPVFTVSEISQAVKHTVEETFQWVRIRGEISGFKRAASGHLYFALKDADAVIDGVCWRGTAGRLAIKPEDGMEIVATGRLTTYPGRSKYQVVVDHMELAGEGALLKLLEDRRRKLESLGLFAAERKRDIPFLPDVIGVVTSPTGAVIRDILHRLADRFPVHVLIWPVLVQGENAATQVAAAIRGFGDIQAGGPVPRPDVVIVARGGGSLEDLWAFNEEEVVRAIADCPIPVISAIGHETDTTLADFAADRRAPTPTAAAEMAVPVRLDLLAQVLEDGRRIASAVSRRLADHRRNLDATARALPNPARMLQEQAQRLDDWTDRLGHSLGSGLERRRARLAGAAAGLTRPDKIIQMEAGRLASEVRALKTAGRAAVDRARNRLTQASALLESYSYQRVLDRGFALVTAPAGAPVTSAKGLKTGDRLDLRLRDGTRPVTVTGNDTPDKTKAPGKPKPDKPGDGRQGQLL from the coding sequence ATGAGCGACAATTCCAGCGGCACCGCGCAGAGTCAACCCGGCGAAACCGAGACCAGCCATAACCTGCCGGTCTTTACCGTTTCCGAGATTTCCCAGGCCGTGAAACACACGGTCGAGGAGACCTTTCAATGGGTGCGAATCCGGGGCGAAATCTCGGGCTTCAAGCGGGCGGCCTCGGGCCATCTGTATTTCGCGTTGAAGGACGCGGATGCGGTGATCGACGGCGTGTGCTGGCGCGGCACCGCCGGGCGCCTGGCCATCAAGCCCGAGGACGGCATGGAGATCGTCGCCACCGGGCGGCTGACCACCTATCCCGGGCGCTCCAAATACCAGGTCGTGGTCGACCATATGGAACTGGCCGGCGAGGGCGCGCTTCTGAAGCTGCTGGAGGATCGCCGCCGCAAGCTGGAATCCCTGGGCCTGTTCGCGGCCGAGCGCAAGCGCGACATTCCCTTCCTGCCGGACGTGATCGGCGTCGTGACCTCGCCCACGGGGGCGGTGATCCGCGACATCCTGCACCGGCTGGCCGACCGCTTCCCGGTCCACGTCCTGATCTGGCCCGTGCTGGTCCAGGGTGAGAACGCCGCCACGCAGGTCGCCGCGGCCATACGTGGATTCGGCGATATCCAAGCCGGCGGCCCCGTGCCGCGCCCGGACGTGGTCATCGTCGCCCGCGGCGGCGGCAGCCTGGAGGATTTATGGGCGTTCAACGAGGAAGAGGTCGTGCGCGCCATCGCCGACTGTCCGATCCCGGTGATTTCGGCGATCGGCCACGAAACGGACACGACCCTGGCCGATTTCGCCGCCGACCGGCGCGCACCGACCCCGACCGCCGCGGCGGAAATGGCCGTGCCGGTGCGCCTGGACCTGTTGGCCCAGGTTCTGGAAGACGGTCGGCGCATCGCCAGCGCCGTGTCCCGGCGGCTGGCCGACCACCGCCGCAATCTGGACGCCACGGCCCGGGCCCTGCCCAACCCGGCGCGCATGCTGCAGGAACAGGCGCAGCGGCTCGACGATTGGACCGACCGCCTGGGTCATTCGCTGGGCAGCGGGCTGGAACGCCGCCGCGCGCGCCTCGCAGGCGCCGCCGCCGGGCTGACCCGGCCCGACAAGATCATCCAGATGGAGGCCGGCCGCCTCGCCTCGGAAGTGCGCGCCCTGAAGACCGCCGGCCGGGCCGCCGTGGACCGGGCGCGAAACCGCCTGACACAGGCCTCGGCTCTGTTGGAAAGCTATTCCTATCAGCGCGTGCTCGACCGCGGGTTCGCCCTGGTCACTGCCCCTGCTGGCGCGCCCGTGACCTCTGCCAAAGGGCTTAAGACCGGCGACCGGCTTGATCTGCGTCTCCGCGACGGAACGCGGCCAGTGACCGTTACGGGCAACGACACCCCGGACAAGACAAAGGCACCGGGAAAACCGAAACCAGACAAACCGGGCGACGGCCGACAGGGGCAGCTTCTGTGA
- a CDS encoding lysophospholipid acyltransferase family protein: protein MLKRLLKSDGLRRVLCWLGSLYIRLVHATGRWRVVGGDAARAHWAAGRPFILCFWHGRILMMPHCWPRDKAIHMLISQHRDGQIIARTVGHFGIRTVAGSSSRGGAQALRAMVKALKAGDCVGITPDGPRGPRMRASDGAVALARLSGVPIIPATFGAARGRVLQSWDRFLVAWPFGRGVIVWGDPIDVARDADAAALGAARLQVENALNAITVEADRLTGRVPVEPASVETAR from the coding sequence ATGCTGAAACGGCTCCTGAAAAGCGACGGATTGCGCCGGGTGTTGTGCTGGTTGGGCTCGCTTTACATCCGGCTGGTCCATGCCACGGGGCGGTGGCGGGTGGTCGGCGGCGACGCGGCGCGCGCCCATTGGGCGGCGGGCAGGCCGTTCATCCTGTGTTTCTGGCACGGCCGGATTTTGATGATGCCCCATTGCTGGCCTCGCGATAAGGCGATCCACATGCTGATTTCCCAGCACCGGGACGGCCAGATCATCGCCCGCACGGTCGGCCATTTCGGCATCAGGACCGTGGCGGGCTCGTCGTCCCGGGGCGGGGCACAGGCGCTGCGCGCCATGGTCAAGGCGCTGAAGGCCGGCGACTGCGTCGGCATCACGCCCGACGGCCCCAGGGGGCCCCGCATGCGGGCGTCGGACGGCGCCGTCGCGTTGGCCAGACTTTCCGGCGTGCCGATCATCCCGGCGACCTTCGGGGCCGCGCGGGGGCGGGTGCTGCAAAGCTGGGATCGCTTCCTGGTCGCCTGGCCGTTCGGGCGGGGCGTCATCGTCTGGGGCGATCCCATCGACGTTGCCCGCGACGCCGATGCGGCGGCGCTGGGTGCCGCGCGTTTGCAGGTTGAAAACGCGCTCAACGCCATCACCGTCGAGGCCGACCGCCTGACCGGTCGCGTCCCGGTCGAACCCGCTTCGGTGGAGACGGCCCGATGA
- a CDS encoding ABC transporter ATP-binding protein produces MASAIDTHSPVHASTASLLGRLFRESMRGYARWFFAALACMALMAAATAASAWLMEPVVNDIFVNRDETMLMPVGLAVFAVFIVKGLANYGQATLMAYVGLRIVTDNQNRLFDKLSRMDVKFFQDSNTGGLISRFLVDINQMRGAVSNAWVSLGKDAMTLIGLIGVTFYQDWRLALIAFIIFPAALLPIVKLGRRMRKVTANTQREMGLFTTLLEQTIQGIRVVKAYSMEAYERARVSEIVERVFNLTMKAERTRALSSPIMETLGGVAVGIVIFYGGYRVIHGNTDAGSFFSFITALLLAYEPMKRLANLNAALQQGLAGADRLFQMLDMEPAIQEAPDARSLPAPVKGAVEFRNVGFAYTPDRATLNDLSLTVPAGKTVALVGPSGAGKSTILNLIPRFYDVAEGAVLVDGEDVRGLTFASLRGAMALVSQEVTLFDDTVRANIAYGRAGASEDDIVQAARNAAAHDFIAALPDGYDTLVGEQGVKLSGGQRQRLAIARAMLKNAPILLLDEATSALDTESERQVQAALDALMTDRTTLVIAHRLSTVVRADLICVIVDGRVAEQGSHAELLARGGHYKHLYELQFAGETGDAARQAAGR; encoded by the coding sequence GTGGCGTCCGCCATCGATACCCACTCCCCCGTCCATGCCTCCACGGCGAGCCTGCTCGGCCGGCTGTTCCGTGAAAGCATGCGTGGCTACGCGCGCTGGTTTTTCGCGGCGCTTGCCTGCATGGCGTTGATGGCGGCGGCGACGGCGGCCAGCGCCTGGCTGATGGAACCGGTGGTCAACGACATCTTCGTCAACCGTGACGAAACCATGCTGATGCCCGTGGGCCTGGCCGTGTTCGCCGTGTTCATCGTCAAAGGCCTGGCCAACTACGGGCAGGCGACGCTGATGGCCTATGTCGGGCTGCGCATCGTCACCGACAACCAGAACCGCCTGTTCGACAAGCTGTCGCGCATGGACGTGAAATTCTTTCAGGATTCCAACACGGGCGGGCTGATCTCGCGCTTCCTGGTCGACATCAATCAGATGCGCGGCGCCGTGTCCAACGCCTGGGTCTCGCTCGGCAAGGACGCCATGACCCTGATCGGCCTGATCGGCGTCACCTTCTACCAGGATTGGCGATTGGCGCTGATCGCCTTCATCATCTTCCCCGCCGCCCTCTTGCCCATCGTCAAGCTGGGCCGGCGCATGCGCAAGGTAACGGCCAACACGCAGCGTGAAATGGGCCTGTTCACGACGCTCCTGGAACAGACCATCCAGGGCATCCGCGTGGTCAAGGCGTACTCCATGGAAGCCTACGAGCGCGCCCGCGTCAGTGAAATCGTGGAGCGCGTGTTCAACCTGACCATGAAGGCCGAACGCACGCGGGCACTGTCCAGCCCGATCATGGAAACGCTGGGCGGCGTCGCCGTCGGCATCGTCATCTTCTATGGCGGCTACCGGGTGATCCATGGCAACACGGACGCGGGATCGTTCTTTTCCTTCATCACGGCGCTGCTTCTGGCCTACGAGCCCATGAAGCGGCTGGCCAATCTGAACGCCGCCCTGCAACAAGGTCTGGCCGGGGCCGACCGTCTGTTCCAGATGCTCGACATGGAACCGGCGATCCAGGAAGCCCCCGATGCCCGCAGCCTGCCCGCGCCGGTCAAGGGTGCGGTCGAATTCCGCAACGTCGGTTTCGCCTATACCCCGGACCGGGCGACCCTCAACGACCTTTCCCTCACCGTGCCGGCGGGCAAGACCGTGGCCCTGGTCGGTCCGTCCGGGGCGGGCAAGTCGACCATCCTCAACCTGATCCCCCGGTTCTACGACGTCGCTGAGGGCGCGGTGCTGGTCGATGGCGAGGACGTGCGCGGCCTGACCTTCGCGTCCTTGCGCGGCGCCATGGCCCTGGTCAGCCAGGAAGTCACCCTGTTCGACGACACGGTGCGCGCCAACATCGCCTATGGCCGGGCCGGGGCGAGCGAGGACGACATCGTTCAGGCGGCCAGGAACGCCGCCGCCCATGACTTCATCGCGGCCCTGCCCGACGGCTACGACACCCTGGTCGGCGAACAGGGGGTCAAGCTTTCCGGCGGCCAACGCCAGCGCCTGGCGATCGCGCGGGCCATGCTGAAGAACGCGCCGATCCTGCTGCTGGACGAGGCGACCTCAGCCCTCGATACGGAATCCGAACGTCAGGTGCAGGCGGCGCTCGACGCCCTGATGACCGACCGCACGACCCTGGTCATCGCCCACCGCCTGTCGACCGTGGTGCGCGCCGATCTGATCTGCGTCATCGTCGACGGCCGCGTCGCCGAACAGGGCAGCCATGCGGAACTGTTGGCCAGGGGCGGCCACTACAAACATCTCTATGAACTGCAATTCGCCGGGGAAACCGGGGATGCCGCCCGCCAGGCGGCGGGACGGTAA
- a CDS encoding M23 family metallopeptidase translates to MTNILHTLLLSAAITVAGIQSAFALELSGKFIQGGLVTGKVEPGTKLTLDGQPVAVAPDGSFIIGFGRKAKAKMVLRAEPPEGLPETRELAIEKRKYKVQRINGLPQRKVSPTKPEDLARIKKDQVQIAEVRKRTTLKTFFDTGFMWPVEGPISGVFGSQRILNGEPRSPHNGVDVAAPRGTPVKTMGDGIVALVNQDMFFTGKTVMIDHGLGLTSVYIHMDKITVKEGDFVTKGMQIGTVGATGRVTGPHLHWGVSWFKTHLDPALLVDPQKPIE, encoded by the coding sequence GTGACCAATATCCTTCATACCCTCCTGCTTTCGGCGGCGATCACCGTGGCGGGCATTCAAAGTGCGTTCGCGCTGGAGCTTTCCGGCAAGTTCATTCAGGGCGGCCTGGTGACCGGCAAGGTTGAACCGGGGACCAAACTGACGCTCGACGGGCAGCCCGTGGCCGTGGCGCCCGACGGCAGCTTCATCATCGGCTTCGGGCGCAAGGCCAAGGCGAAGATGGTGCTGCGGGCGGAGCCGCCGGAAGGCCTGCCGGAAACGCGCGAGCTTGCCATCGAGAAACGCAAATACAAAGTCCAGCGCATCAACGGCCTGCCGCAACGCAAGGTCAGCCCGACCAAGCCGGAAGACCTCGCCCGCATCAAGAAGGACCAGGTCCAGATCGCCGAAGTACGCAAACGCACGACGCTCAAGACCTTTTTCGATACCGGCTTCATGTGGCCGGTCGAGGGACCCATTTCCGGCGTGTTCGGCAGCCAGCGCATCCTCAACGGCGAGCCGCGCAGCCCGCACAACGGCGTCGACGTCGCCGCCCCCCGCGGCACGCCGGTCAAGACAATGGGCGACGGCATCGTCGCCCTGGTCAATCAGGACATGTTCTTCACGGGCAAGACGGTGATGATCGACCATGGCCTGGGCCTGACGTCGGTCTACATCCACATGGACAAGATCACCGTGAAGGAAGGCGACTTCGTCACCAAGGGCATGCAGATCGGCACCGTGGGGGCGACCGGCCGGGTCACCGGGCCGCACCTGCATTGGGGCGTCAGCTGGTTCAAGACCCATCTGGACCCGGCGCTGCTGGTCGACCCGCAGAAGCCCATCGAATAG
- a CDS encoding lauroyl acyltransferase, translated as MAHAPAPLNKYVLHPVQAAAAFTVYMFFRMLPLDWASGLGGLLARTIGPRLRLSDRARRNLRAVFPDMAAAEVERIVHGMWDNLGRLAAEFPHLQEIDVYAGNGRVTVEGGEYVDQLRDDNEAGIFYSAHIGNWEILALGATQRGLPLDRVYREANNRLVEWLYRHGRAAVEGALIPKGPQGVRQLLNAFRSGSHLAMLVDQKMNDGIAVPFFGRPAMTAPALAELALRHNCPVVAARVTRIKGATFKMTALPPVRFEKTGDHKADVLAAMTQINNQVEQWVRDTPEQWLWLHNRWPNGGE; from the coding sequence ATGGCTCATGCGCCGGCCCCGCTGAACAAATACGTGCTTCACCCCGTCCAGGCGGCGGCGGCGTTCACCGTCTACATGTTCTTCCGCATGCTGCCGCTCGATTGGGCGTCTGGGCTGGGCGGTCTTCTGGCGCGCACCATCGGGCCGCGCCTGCGCCTGTCCGACCGGGCGCGCCGGAACCTGCGCGCGGTGTTTCCCGACATGGCGGCGGCCGAGGTCGAGCGCATCGTCCACGGCATGTGGGACAACCTGGGCCGGCTTGCCGCCGAATTCCCCCATTTACAGGAAATCGACGTCTACGCCGGGAACGGCCGGGTGACCGTCGAAGGCGGCGAATACGTGGACCAGCTGCGCGACGATAATGAGGCGGGTATTTTCTATTCTGCCCATATCGGCAATTGGGAAATTTTGGCCCTGGGCGCGACGCAGCGGGGCCTGCCGCTCGACCGCGTCTACCGCGAGGCCAACAACCGTCTCGTCGAATGGCTGTACCGCCACGGCCGGGCCGCCGTCGAAGGGGCGCTGATCCCCAAGGGCCCGCAGGGCGTGCGCCAGCTTCTCAACGCCTTTCGCTCGGGCAGCCACCTGGCCATGCTGGTCGATCAGAAAATGAACGACGGCATCGCCGTGCCGTTCTTCGGCCGCCCGGCCATGACCGCCCCGGCATTGGCCGAACTGGCGCTGCGCCACAACTGCCCCGTGGTGGCGGCGCGGGTGACGCGGATCAAGGGCGCGACCTTCAAGATGACGGCCCTGCCCCCCGTCCGGTTCGAGAAGACCGGCGACCACAAGGCCGATGTGCTCGCCGCGATGACGCAGATCAACAACCAGGTCGAACAATGGGTCCGCGACACGCCGGAACAGTGGTTGTGGCTGCACAATCGCTGGCCCAACGGCGGAGAATAA
- a CDS encoding RES family NAD+ phosphorylase, giving the protein MAWSYHRLINSAYPPIDLFEDIADPQDWLLLASAEIKTNARLAETIGNLDLVPPERRVGGAGASYVMAPFTHVSPDRPGRFHDGTFGAFYAAAGYETALFETVHHQARFCRATAEAPGWIADLRELVGRIDAALDDLRDGGFADLLDPDDYAPSQAYAREVRAGGGDGIVYPSVRHAGGECFAAFHPDVMGIPVQGRHVSYHWDGGRIDRIKDLSDGHKVYQIDS; this is encoded by the coding sequence GTGGCGTGGTCCTATCATCGACTTATCAATTCCGCGTATCCCCCCATCGACCTGTTCGAGGATATCGCCGACCCCCAGGACTGGCTGCTTTTGGCATCGGCGGAAATAAAGACCAACGCGCGTCTTGCCGAAACCATCGGAAATCTCGACCTTGTGCCGCCGGAACGGCGCGTCGGCGGCGCGGGCGCTTCCTATGTCATGGCGCCCTTCACCCATGTCAGTCCGGATCGGCCCGGGCGGTTTCACGACGGCACCTTCGGCGCCTTTTACGCCGCCGCCGGATACGAAACGGCCCTGTTTGAAACGGTTCACCATCAAGCCCGGTTTTGCCGGGCGACGGCGGAGGCGCCGGGGTGGATCGCCGACCTGCGCGAACTCGTCGGTCGCATTGATGCCGCCTTGGATGACTTGCGGGACGGTGGCTTCGCGGACCTGCTCGATCCCGACGACTATGCGCCGTCTCAGGCCTATGCGCGGGAAGTCCGCGCCGGCGGCGGCGACGGCATCGTTTATCCCAGCGTTCGGCACGCGGGCGGCGAGTGTTTCGCCGCGTTCCATCCGGACGTGATGGGCATTCCCGTCCAGGGGCGTCACGTCAGCTATCATTGGGACGGTGGCCGGATTGACCGGATCAAGGATCTAAGCGACGGCCATAAGGTCTATCAGATCGACTCTTGA
- the lpxK gene encoding tetraacyldisaccharide 4'-kinase yields the protein MKAPAFWYDAAPSALGAVLSPLGLIYGAATALRQRGGRPAQAGVPVVCVGNLTAGGAGKTPVVIDIARRLATAGRRPHVVSRGYGGQADATPRPVDPDADTADKVGDEPLMIAKAAPVWVGGDRAQAARTVADAGAGTLVLDDGFQDPSLAKDLSIVVVDGRYGFGNGFLIPAGPLRETLRAGLARADALVVIGDDAWGVGDAARRFGPKNLPLLTARVVPGSEIGQISKSLGVAFAGIGHPEKFFQTLRDHGCRLAGTQAFPDHHPFSSADLAALKRRAEALKGVLITTEKDAQRIPAGDRAGIEVLTITLQWDDEAALDRLLQNAKP from the coding sequence ATGAAGGCCCCCGCGTTCTGGTACGATGCGGCGCCGTCGGCTCTGGGGGCCGTGCTGTCGCCGCTCGGCCTGATCTACGGCGCCGCGACGGCGTTGCGGCAGCGCGGAGGAAGACCGGCCCAGGCCGGCGTGCCCGTGGTTTGCGTCGGCAACCTGACGGCCGGCGGGGCGGGAAAGACGCCGGTGGTGATCGATATCGCGCGCCGCCTGGCCACCGCCGGACGGCGGCCCCATGTGGTCAGCCGCGGTTACGGCGGCCAGGCCGATGCCACGCCCCGGCCCGTGGACCCGGATGCGGATACGGCGGACAAGGTTGGGGACGAGCCGCTGATGATCGCCAAGGCCGCACCGGTTTGGGTCGGCGGCGACCGGGCCCAGGCGGCCCGTACCGTCGCGGACGCCGGGGCCGGGACCCTGGTGCTGGATGACGGTTTTCAGGACCCGTCGCTCGCCAAGGATTTGTCCATCGTCGTCGTCGATGGCCGTTACGGTTTCGGCAACGGTTTCCTGATCCCGGCCGGGCCGCTCCGCGAAACCCTGCGGGCGGGGCTGGCGCGGGCGGACGCCCTGGTCGTCATCGGGGACGATGCCTGGGGCGTGGGCGACGCGGCGCGCCGGTTCGGCCCGAAAAATCTACCCCTGTTGACGGCCCGGGTCGTGCCTGGATCCGAGATCGGCCAAATTTCAAAATCCCTGGGCGTTGCCTTCGCGGGGATCGGACATCCGGAAAAGTTCTTCCAGACCCTTCGCGATCACGGCTGCCGCCTCGCGGGAACGCAAGCCTTCCCTGACCATCATCCCTTCAGCTCTGCCGATCTGGCGGCCTTGAAACGTCGTGCGGAAGCCCTGAAGGGGGTTTTGATAACCACGGAAAAGGACGCCCAGCGGATCCCCGCCGGTGACCGCGCGGGCATTGAAGTCTTGACAATTACCCTGCAATGGGACGACGAAGCGGCCCTCGACCGATTGTTGCAAAACGCCAAACCCTAG
- a CDS encoding DUF2384 domain-containing protein: MQRAVINLFGRWDITDTQAATLLGEIAPRTFQRWKAGEYGRVGPDLAARLSNLLGIHKALRLLFKDAERGYGWIRRPNAAFGERSALAVMLGGQLTDLMRVRRYLDAVRGGW; encoded by the coding sequence ATGCAACGGGCGGTGATCAACCTGTTCGGCCGCTGGGACATCACGGACACCCAGGCCGCGACCTTGCTGGGTGAAATCGCGCCGCGCACGTTCCAACGCTGGAAGGCGGGGGAATATGGCCGGGTCGGTCCCGACCTTGCGGCGCGGTTGTCGAATCTGCTGGGGATTCACAAGGCGCTGCGGTTGCTGTTCAAGGACGCGGAACGCGGTTACGGCTGGATCAGGCGGCCCAACGCGGCGTTCGGCGAGCGTTCTGCCCTGGCGGTGATGCTGGGTGGGCAACTGACCGATTTGATGCGGGTGCGCCGGTACCTGGACGCCGTCCGGGGGGGCTGGTGA